Proteins co-encoded in one Dasypus novemcinctus isolate mDasNov1 chromosome 18, mDasNov1.1.hap2, whole genome shotgun sequence genomic window:
- the CEBPA gene encoding CCAAT/enhancer-binding protein alpha, giving the protein MESADFYEAEPRPPMSSHLQSPPHAPGSAAFGFPRGAGTAQPPAPSAAPEPLGGICEHETSIDISAYIDPAAFNDEFLADLFQHSRQQEKAKAAAAPLGGGGDYDYPGAPAGPGSAVMPGGAHGTPPGYGCAAAGYLDGRLEPLYERVGAPALRPLVIKQEPREEDEAKQLALAGLFPYQPPPPPPPHPHPHPPSAHLAAPHLQFQIAHCGQTTMHLQPGHPTPPPTPVPSPHPAPALGSAGLPGPGGALKGLAAAHPDLRGGVGAGKAKKSVDKNSNEYRVRRERNNIAVRKSRDKAKQRNVETQQKVLELTSDNDRLRKRVEQLSRELDTLRGIFRQLPESSLVKAMGNCA; this is encoded by the coding sequence ATGGAGTCGGCCGACTTCTACGAGGCGGAGCCGCGGCCCCCGATGAGCAGCCACCTCCAGAGCCCTCCGCACGCGCCCGGCAGCGCCGCCTTCGGCTTTCCCCGGGGCGCGGGCACCGCGCAGCCCCCCGCCCCATCTGCCGCTCCGGAGCCTCTGGGTGGCATCTGCGAACACGAGACGTCCATCGACATCAGCGCCTACATCGACCCGGCCGCCTTTAACGACGAGTTCCTGGCCGACCTGTTCCAGCACAGCCGGCAGCAGGAGAAGGCCAAGGCGGCCGCGGCCCCCTTGGGCGGCGGCGGCGACTACGACTACCCGGGCGCCCCCGCCGGTCCCGGCAGCGCCGTCATGCCCGGAGGGGCGCACGGGACCCCTCCCGGCTACGGCTGCGCGGCGGCCGGCTACCTGGACGGCAGGCTGGAGCCCCTGTACGAGCGCGTCGGGGCGCCGGCGCTGCGGCCGCTGGTGATCAAGCAGGAGCCGCGCGAGGAAGACGAAGCGAAGCAGCTAGCGCTGGCCGGCCTCTTCCCCTACCagccgccgccgcctccgccgCCGCACCCACACCCGCACCCGCCGTCCGCACACCTGGCCGCTCCGCACCTGCAGTTCCAGATCGCTCACTGCGGCCAGACCACCATGCACCTGCAGCCTGGCCACCCCACGCCGCCGCCCACACCCGTGCCCAGCCCGCACCCGGCGCCCGCGCTCGGTTCTGCAGGCCTACCCGGCCCTGGCGGCGCGCTCAAGGGCCTGGCCGCCGCGCACCCCGACCTCCGCGGCGGCGTCGGCGCGGGTAAGGCCAAGAAGTCGGTGGACAAGAACAGCAACGAATACCGGGTGCGGCGTGAGCGCAACAACATCGCCGTGCGCAAGAGCCGCGACAAGGCCAAGCAGCGCAACGTGGAGACGCAGCAGAAAGTGCTGGAGCTGACCAGTGACAATGACCGCCTGCGCAAGCGGGTGGAACAGCTGAGCCGCGAACTGGACACTCTGAGGGGCATCTTCCGCCAGCTGCCCGAGAGTTCCCTGGTCAAGGCCATGGGCAACTGCGCGTGA